The following proteins are encoded in a genomic region of Cyclonatronum proteinivorum:
- a CDS encoding trypsin-like serine protease, which translates to MKHIVTTFLLVFVILAAIAATKAEAQFIKDPEIISEYLDTLILTPEERRHLQQMYEMVGLRVGKIVGGEDADIADYPWTVALVTAGGSQYCGGTVIDEEWILTAAHCIGSSAFIRAGVTNKNDTSGQDRQAVQIINHPEYVSVTQGRDISLLRLGEPLDLSDPNVAIAPISTEMHNLLGFEDEGVPSIITGWGRLFSGGPAPDILQWAEVPIVSNEQAQVGYPNVVITDDMIAAGLWGEGGVDACQGDSGGPLVVPDDSSPVGYVVAGITSWGTGCAGPTHMGMYARVSYFEDWIFENSGLSFPGPGEDDGIPPATITDLSVTGLPTENSITLSWTAPGGSGDEGRAGSYDLRVSDAPIDETNFDDATPVEGVGRPLQAGTAEVFTVEALEPLTEYYFALKASDFFGNESGLSNVVNTATDGSPRIEFSATSFDLTLSAGSTAERTLTLTNTGEGLLTYALPSFMNEERFTAANIRSLNTTAFPAGTAENRAADNLRQRFHLWESGARGPLSTYDQQLLDDRIEAAHQGIILTDEPSVTIPFENLTATGGEFFDVTGDGFTNELTAVRADFVINQAGGQTWASDLALLITNGDEISPSTVVLQVGGFSDFGPSGTRIPWGTGNTGAPNTPVQTTIAIPTPLLVDDLTVWIGHGWGNGSSSTWSGEIEMIGISEAAAFISSISPASGSLAVGESVDLTITFDTADLEEGEYEATTQLRSNDLTNPVTMLSFTLLVGPEDGLIVSPRSLDFGEAEQGQSVELPATVINSAEEAIEITGFSLDSDAFAADVPLLTLAPGETADFTVSFNPVEIGDYSATLSIESTAENSPALISLSGVGLEADGPFSMVTFRLDMSVMKAEGTFIPEAGDEVFVRGNFGAWGLNPDFMLQQNGDTIYEAELFLDGEPGRVFEYKYFIQAGDGRSIPNGGWELNTVGEDGNINRVVTLSSPFIMLPIVYYNNQVTVDTETDFEMPAQFTLSQNYPNPFNPTTTIRWEMPEAAEVSLEVFNLQGQRVAQLAGGMHTAGTHTVSFDASRLASGMYVYRLRAGDFVQTRSMMLLK; encoded by the coding sequence ATGAAACACATCGTCACCACTTTTTTATTGGTTTTTGTCATACTTGCCGCAATCGCAGCGACGAAAGCGGAAGCTCAGTTTATTAAAGATCCCGAGATTATTTCCGAATATCTGGATACCCTGATTCTCACCCCTGAAGAAAGGCGGCATCTGCAGCAGATGTATGAAATGGTCGGACTCCGCGTCGGGAAAATTGTTGGCGGAGAAGACGCTGACATAGCCGACTACCCCTGGACCGTTGCCCTCGTTACCGCCGGCGGGTCGCAGTATTGCGGCGGCACAGTGATTGATGAAGAATGGATTTTAACCGCAGCACACTGTATCGGTAGCTCCGCTTTTATACGGGCAGGCGTAACCAATAAGAACGACACCTCCGGTCAGGACCGGCAGGCCGTACAAATCATCAATCACCCTGAATATGTGAGCGTTACGCAGGGACGCGATATTTCGCTTTTGCGCCTCGGCGAGCCCCTTGACCTGTCAGACCCGAATGTGGCTATCGCCCCGATTTCCACTGAAATGCACAACCTTCTTGGTTTTGAAGATGAAGGCGTGCCTTCCATTATTACAGGCTGGGGCCGGCTATTCTCCGGCGGACCAGCACCGGACATCCTGCAGTGGGCAGAAGTGCCGATTGTATCAAACGAGCAGGCGCAGGTCGGTTACCCCAATGTGGTAATTACCGATGACATGATTGCAGCAGGGCTGTGGGGGGAAGGCGGTGTTGATGCCTGTCAGGGTGACAGCGGCGGCCCTCTTGTTGTACCCGACGACAGCAGCCCGGTTGGCTACGTTGTGGCCGGTATTACGAGCTGGGGCACCGGTTGCGCCGGACCAACACACATGGGCATGTATGCACGCGTTTCATACTTTGAAGACTGGATTTTCGAAAATTCCGGCCTCTCTTTCCCCGGTCCCGGTGAAGACGACGGCATCCCCCCTGCAACTATCACGGACCTGAGCGTAACCGGCCTACCGACGGAAAACAGCATTACCCTCAGCTGGACCGCCCCCGGCGGCAGCGGTGACGAAGGGCGTGCCGGTTCTTATGACCTGCGCGTTTCCGACGCCCCGATCGATGAAACCAATTTCGATGACGCTACCCCTGTTGAAGGCGTCGGGCGCCCTCTGCAGGCAGGTACAGCAGAAGTTTTCACCGTAGAAGCGCTCGAGCCGCTGACAGAATACTACTTCGCACTCAAAGCCAGCGATTTTTTCGGAAATGAGTCCGGTCTCTCAAATGTGGTGAACACGGCAACCGACGGCTCGCCGAGAATTGAATTTAGTGCCACAAGTTTCGATCTCACGCTTTCTGCCGGCAGTACAGCCGAGCGTACCCTGACTCTAACCAACACCGGTGAAGGTTTACTCACCTATGCACTTCCTTCTTTTATGAATGAAGAACGCTTTACCGCTGCCAACATCCGCAGCCTGAACACCACGGCCTTTCCTGCAGGCACGGCAGAAAACCGGGCAGCCGATAACCTGCGTCAGCGGTTTCATTTATGGGAAAGCGGCGCGCGCGGTCCGCTCAGCACATACGATCAGCAATTGCTGGATGATCGGATTGAAGCGGCGCATCAGGGCATCATCCTCACAGACGAACCCTCCGTTACCATTCCGTTTGAAAACCTAACCGCTACGGGCGGAGAGTTTTTTGATGTCACCGGTGACGGCTTCACCAACGAGCTTACCGCTGTCCGCGCCGATTTTGTCATCAATCAGGCCGGCGGACAAACCTGGGCAAGCGATCTTGCGCTCCTGATCACCAATGGGGATGAAATCAGCCCAAGCACAGTCGTGCTTCAGGTTGGCGGCTTTAGCGACTTTGGCCCATCCGGCACCCGCATACCCTGGGGAACAGGCAATACCGGCGCGCCGAACACACCGGTTCAAACGACCATCGCCATCCCGACACCCTTGCTGGTCGACGACCTTACGGTATGGATCGGTCACGGCTGGGGCAACGGAAGCAGCTCAACATGGAGCGGAGAGATCGAAATGATCGGTATCAGCGAAGCCGCAGCATTTATCAGCTCTATCAGCCCTGCATCGGGCAGCCTTGCTGTTGGCGAAAGCGTTGACCTCACCATTACCTTTGATACCGCAGATCTTGAAGAGGGCGAATACGAGGCCACTACGCAGCTGCGCAGCAACGACCTCACCAATCCGGTGACCATGCTGTCGTTTACCTTGCTCGTCGGCCCCGAAGACGGCCTGATTGTAAGCCCGCGCAGTCTTGACTTTGGGGAAGCGGAGCAGGGTCAGTCGGTCGAACTTCCGGCTACCGTTATTAACAGTGCTGAAGAAGCCATTGAAATTACCGGTTTTAGCCTTGATTCCGACGCCTTTGCTGCGGATGTACCGCTACTTACCCTCGCCCCCGGCGAGACTGCCGATTTCACCGTCAGCTTTAATCCGGTTGAAATCGGGGACTACAGCGCAACCCTTTCCATCGAAAGCACCGCTGAAAACAGTCCCGCCCTTATCAGCCTCAGCGGTGTGGGACTCGAAGCGGACGGGCCTTTCAGCATGGTTACGTTCCGCCTCGATATGTCCGTGATGAAGGCTGAAGGTACCTTTATCCCCGAGGCCGGCGATGAAGTATTTGTGCGCGGCAACTTCGGCGCATGGGGCCTGAACCCGGATTTCATGCTGCAGCAAAACGGCGACACCATTTATGAGGCGGAACTCTTCCTCGATGGTGAACCCGGCCGGGTGTTCGAATACAAGTACTTTATTCAGGCGGGTGATGGTCGTTCGATCCCTAACGGAGGCTGGGAGCTGAATACCGTTGGCGAAGACGGCAACATCAACCGGGTAGTGACCCTCTCTTCTCCCTTCATTATGCTTCCCATCGTTTACTACAACAATCAGGTTACTGTTGATACAGAAACCGATTTCGAAATGCCGGCGCAGTTTACGCTCAGCCAAAACTACCCCAACCCCTTCAACCCGACAACAACCATTCGCTGGGAAATGCCGGAGGCCGCCGAAGTTAGCCTCGAAGTATTCAACCTTCAGGGTCAGCGGGTAGCGCAGCTTGCAGGCGGAATGCACACGGCTGGCACGCACACCGTAAGTTTCGACGCAAGCCGCCTTGCTTCTGGCATGTACGTGTACCGTCTCCGTGCAGGCGATTTCGTCCAAACCCGCAGCATGATGCTGTTGAAATAA